The DNA window ctcaacctcgtttaaggtataaatattgcttctattctttttgtattatgtatattgttttattttttgtttttgtaaattattatttgagtttttttattttattagtaatattattgtgttttatgtgtatagtgcCGGGATTTTTAACGgtggtcgtcggattgcggttattaggtaataatttatacctcaatgtatagtatatatatgtatttgtatattttattgaatatttgtatataatgtgtgtatatattgtgtgtatatagtgtgtgtatatttttttatggaaataaattttgtaattgtattttatatattttttgtaatatatatttattgtgaataaaatgacattggagggatttcattagtttagaaataaaaattttaaaattgaattagtgtgtgatatcattttatttttttgagataatagtgtgagatataattgattatatatatgtatgtataatttagtaactaagtaacttgttacaattttttataactagttataagtaatgaaataattaattttgtaatttcgttgtatttctttatattgtagGGGTTcagcataattttgtgtgtagcgtatttgggcttgcaattatagttatatactttaactaactttttcttattatataattaattatcaatgcatgttagttgagtttgaatatcttaaatattcatccgtagtgaagtaggttctgcgaatacatgtactgcggtcggatgggtggataaattttgtattatttatctattttgtttgttattttaggcacttgtaaaatttttgggaacgtccaattacagccgttatgctgccaaaatttcggtagaattaggataaatcttactaaaaccattcataatatttacatgacacaaataactagttaattataacatagtgataagaagttaggtcacataaaaaataataatattcacatttatgtaaactttttaattttaccaacattctaatcaactaaacaacctaataacatgaactaatctaaaacgaaaatttgagtaatttataaattaatatgaataaattgtgtgagaaacttagttagttacattgtgtaattagtaactagctataattagttactaaatacattaacaaaataaacatataaaatctttctttttttatgtttttttctttcatttgagaggttcaatgtggatttttatttttcaaagaaaataaagagcaaaggggaaaatattagttaatacccTTATGGCTTTACCAAAAACTTTTTCCCtcaactttttttattaaaaatatttgacattttaccaacattctaatcaacaaaacaacctaataatatgaactaatctaaaacgagaatttgagtaatttataaattaatatgaataaattgtgagaaacttagttagttacattgtgtaattagtaactagctataattagttactaaatactgaatttttttggataggatttttgttatggatgaatcatggatgcgtgaggagagagacacactgcgatttcaagtagcgttcgatgcatttttagagtttgccttaaagaattctaaaaatcacgatcgtattcattgtccgtgtgtagattgttataatgtatctaaagggaatattacaatgattaaggaccatgtgtatttacgaggtttcaatagaagttatactaattggtattaccatggcgaacatttacctaatgatccatatccattaggaaagcggggggtagatgatatcgagggtaatgatttcgatgattatccattggacttgcttaacgaagcacaggaggaatttcttaatgatcctgagaaattcgataattttcttagtgatgctgataaatCTCTGTTCGATTGTTGGTAAAAACTAAGATTTCCAAaaatggtaaagttttacaacataaaagcagaaaatggagtgagcgataaatgttttactcaatttttagctgcttttaaagatatcttaccatttgcAAACTGCTTCCCggaatctacttatgaagtgaaaaaaacgttaaattctataggattgaagtatgaaaaaattcatgcatgtccgaacgattgcattttatatcgtaaggaatatgcagacatgaattattgcccgacttgcggtttatcccgccataaagtaaacaagagtaaggagaataggaaacttatcccccaaaaagtgatgtggtacatgcctttgattccgcgactgaaacgattatatcgtagtgcagaacattctgaaaatttgatttggcatgagaccaagagagtgaaagatggaaaactcagacatcctgtagattcccaagcttggaaaaaagtaaactacataaatcctgaattcaaatctgaaccaagacacattcgtctcggtctgtctgcggatggagtaaatccacatagatctctaagtagtcgtcatagttcatggcctgtcttcctagttatgtacaatcttcctccctggttagtgatgaagaggaaatttaacatgctttctttaatgatatcaggcccacaacaacctggacataatatcgatgtatatttggaagcattgattgacgatttaatagaattgtatgagaacggggttcaggtctatgatggttttaaaaaagaattctttaatctgaaagctgtgttgttgtggactgtcagtgatttccctgcttatagtaatttatcaggcttaagcacaaaaggttacgaaggttgtccgatttgttgcactaacacatcggctcgtcgcttggcaaatggacacaagatgtgttatatgggtcacagacggtacttgcctgcaaatcatcctgatagacggaagaagaaagcattcgatggtactgaagagggtgatatggctcctttgccactgtctggggaacaaattctccaacaagttcaacttgtagattttaagtatggaaagacgcaaaaaaataaaaaaaaaactaatggttgttttcaaagaaagtcaatcttctttcgtcttccatattggaaaagtctactagttcgacattgtttggatgtcatgcatattgaaaaaaatgtgtgtgagagtATTATTAGTACCTTACTTGATATTCTCGGCAAAACTAAGGACGGTCTAAATAGTCGCTTAGATCTCGTTGAAATGGGTATACGACAATCTCTGGCACCTGAGAAGAAAGGTGAACATTTATATTTGCCTCCTCCTTGTTTCACTTTGTccaaaaaagagaaacaaacagtttgcaaatcacttgcaaatatgaaagtacccgatggttactcgtctaacatcaaaaacttggtgaatgagactgaattgaaactaatgggtctgaaatcacatgattgtcatgcgttaatgaaacatctacttccaattgccattagatcagtcttcccaaaaaatgttcgagagtgtttgacacatgtttgcattttctttaatagGCTGCGCGGGAAGGAATTAGAATTGGATAAGTTAGATGCATTACATGAACATGTAGTCAAAACATTGTGCAACCTGGAAAAGTTTTTTCCGCCATCTTTTTTCGACATCATGATCCATTTAATGGTTCATCTAGTGAGAGAAGCAAGGTTGTGTGGGCCGGTGTGggcgagatggatgtatccatttgaaagaaatatgaaggtaCTTAAAAGTTATGTGCGTAACCACTATCGGCCAGAAGCATGTATGGTTGAGTGCTACATATCTGAAGAGGCTGTGGAATTTTGTTTAGAGTACGTGGCTGGAGTTGAGGCAATAGGAATTAGCAAACCAAGAACTGACCTAGATAATGTTGATAGAGGATTAAGGGGGAAAGGGACAATGGTGACAGTGTCCAAGCTTGAACTAGATCAAGCTCAATTAGTCGTGATGAACAATAACGCAGAGGTTCAACCATATATAACGTAAGTACCTTTTTTTTGCTTAACATTACTTAAGTCACGATGAACAATAACTTGATTTACCTTACTTGTTTTACATTGACCATATGGAGctgttacaatcaatggttccaagaaatcaaaaaaaataaacaaaaatgggttgcacACCAACATCGTCAAACTTTCATTGGGTGGTTAAGGAATACCATTATATCAAAGTTGTACGAACCGAATCATGGAGTATCTGATGTATTGAGTCGTATTGCCCTTGGACCAACTTTTGCGGTTGCAAAGCATGAAGCGTACATTGTAAGGGGTAAACGTTTTCATACAAAGTCAAGAGATGATGCTCGAGAGGTTCAAAATAGTGGTATACATATCGCCGCAGAAACTATGCACTTTGCAAGTGCAAAAGATAGAAACCCTGTTTTAGGTACTATGACGTATTACGGGGTCATTGAAGAAATATGGGAGCTCAATTATTTTGCGTTCCGAATTCCACTTTTTAAATGTTCTTGGGTTGACAACAACGTTGGAGTAAAAACTGACGAGCTTggttttactttggttgatttaagtaagagaggaagcaagaatgatccattcatcatggctagccaagcagctcaagttttttacatttctgatccggctaatgataaatggtctattgttttatcgacaccagagaggaggttcttagagactgaagaggatgaggagaatgctgacttatgttacgatgacttcattgttggacaaccaattcatgagcaacttatgggaattgatcgtaacattgaggaagacgacgctgaatacattagaaacgatatcaatgagggaatatgggtcaattgtgattcaggcaaacataaacaaaaaaagaaaagaaaacgtgtctaattggtaacttgatatatagcttactttatattgtggttgtgaatgctcctgaatacttaacaatttgtttatgcttttaatatttcatatacactacttgttatatatatagctaactttaaagtttgtttgttaatggtgtagacatggcgaactcagaatcaggatctgattcgggcgcagaaaatgagtgtccaaccacaatacatacacgagggccgacgcaaatgaatgaaatatccaaactaatggatcagggcaaaagagtggccctcgaggttaatgacaaaggtcaatactgtggaaaaagctatgcgaagctcgtatccactctaggagtcagatttcggcagacaatagggttggcctataaaaactggaaagaagtcaatccgactctgaaaaataaagtttggaaagacatACAGGTAAGctgttatttgttagaattttgatttgtttttctattacttaaaatgttgactctaaccgtgtttgttttccttcaaaatagacggggttcattgtgccggactctttcaaacatgattgtctcatcccagctgggaagttaatgaaagacttcaagaataggatgacaaaagacatcataatgcccgcgttgaaagagaatgatctgggacgactagcacaagtccctgaaaagcaccccgagatcgacgctgctgattggtgcaaatttgttgaaagtcgactaactcttgaatttctggtacgctaattatattaacactaagataaactcttaaatacaagtacatgtatctaatgtatttttttggcattgtaggaattgagtaaggtgcaacgtgaacgttcctcaaaaattcaatccagacatcgaagtggtcggagtggaatggtgaacgtacgaGAAGCTGTGGTATGTAatgcttaaaatttaatgtgctataatgtgctatacaatttaattggtactcatttcattgttataacgttatgtagaaaaaggacctcGAAGTTGTAGATCccccccgccaccgtgtttggattaaatctcgcaccaagagtagaaaacttgtcactgattacgacaaggaaattgcagagaagatagtaagtatatattaatccttaattgagttctactcatgagttagtgtatataattcatatactaattgcttgaatatatgcgtgcattaggctcaattagaggagaagcttaatcagggacaaattcaggtccagggccaaaacgatatcctgacgcaggcgctcgggacaccagagcatcctggacgtgtcagggctgctgggtatgctattacttcaaatgttatttatttagttacacaaataaaattgttgctaatttgcattttatgatttgtaggttcctgaccagggcatctcaactgttcggcaggaagaaaagataagtgtctgatgttgtggctcggcaagcgaaggagattgaaaaattaaaagccgaagtccaatcccttaagcagcagagagacgctgccgaacaagaggaagaaggagaggtggctggtgaggcgtatgttccacaaccatacgctcctcaggatgaggtataaccacaaacttatgctgaggagtttatttccctcaacgaccaaggtatcctgtacaattttgatgaccatgcgacccttaatcagcaagtacatctctgctctgacaacatcgacaacattgtggcccgagcgtatttgtacgagcatgttggtatgatcaaagttcactgccaggactacgatgattcacatgcccggATTATGGTTTCagaaatcctgcaagaggacgcttaaatcccagtcccaattgaagagtagtgcagatatgttagggacgtataccagatgttccttccttggcctaaacacttaattttaacaaccgaggtaacttctcaactcaaattaattattaatgattagtggagtttgaatatcttcaatattcatccgtagtgaagtaggttctgcgaatatatgtgctgcggtgggatggatgaacaaactactgttatatatgtgttatttgtcgttatacagccatgttcaaaatttttgggctcattcaattacaaccgttatgctgccgaaatttcggtagaatttggataaaatttgatatatatatatatattatgttttgttttgtttagggtccactcgctcaaccgccctcaagacgtgatgcgtcaaaggggaaagctccgatgctttctccagAAGGCCGTGGTGCACAGGAAGATgacttgttcacggaagagaagatggcgttgatccctaattcgctaaaatggatgattcatgaattcctgaggctcaaagataaacgtgatataatcacaattcttgtcccccgaggattcattgcaccacgtacccagatcacgttatctggagaggatttgcagcaggttgctacgtgtgactacatcggcaaccagggaatgttgtttggaatgatgtatactcttctttaatctaattaaccttatatcaaattatagttaaattattataagacactaataatttttttggcaggcacatatgggagagcatcaacggtctgagaaaatttttcaagttttatGACCTAGAGCTTCTCATAGTGCATGGGATCAACGATGAAGAaaagagtcagtcttttgacgatgcAGCAAGAtgattggctaattggttatcattaatgaacaacaaccaccaaatgttctttattccttggaatatccgGTAAagtttattaaattctttagtgctaattgttcatttctatattatgtcttcaaattatttttatactatcttacttatattccaatataattttctaggatgcattggacgctagtggtggttacgccaaggaaaattatccatttaaaccctttaagtggccgcccaattcccgaagtaatagaacaaatgatcggaaggtaataatttaatgacttcttatgtaacgaatttaaattaactaacgaattgaaatgctaatataattttcccaaacagggcattcatgtatatagggaaCGCACATGAGTATCTTAGCCCATGGCAAGGAATTAaccaagcaaactgtccaagacaacctaaaagccaagaatgcggtttttacgttttgaaatatatcactgacatcgtcgcacgtgccaaccccagccgttacatacaagatcaaaaagctgtaagttttaattattgattatattatataaattctataataacaaatatataatatacatatacataaactaatataaatttttaatttttttaacagtttgggggtaagaagcaatacgatccaaaaacaaAATTGTTACCACTACcgcgaaagtggatcgaacaattgatggcggtgattcacggtgacgattgaggttgaaaggtcgaagaatttttcttcattatgtaatttttatagattaacttgtagttagatttattaacttattaatatttttaattaattttacattagtgtttgtgtaatatttaattacttttatgaaataaaattatgtattttacccaaatttaaataatatttaatttacattttaaaaaataaatatgtaatttaaattaaataaaataatatataaattaataaatatataatgaaaatgtaattaaaattatataattaaattaaaaaaatgaaaaaactgaaattcgcgtacctatggcgtcggttgctacgccacatatggcgtcggttattggctaggaaccgacgccataggtacccctatggcgtcggttcccagctaataaccgacgccataggggtacatatggcgtcggttcatataaaccctttagcgtcgccctgatcagcgtcggtagcgaatttcgcgaaaaccgacgctgaaagagcttaaaaaccgcctctaaaaggagtttttgtagtagtgtttgcATGTCATGGGCATGTCCATACTCGCCCTTCAACCTACAATTACCCTTCTATTTCCATACGAATGGGGTATCATAACCTAGATAGCCGAAGCTTTGCTAATATTATTCtaagctttcttcttcttcaagagaaACACAAAATACATAGTTAGGCTTCTTGCATAAGCactataaaaatatcatatacGCCTTCTATGGCTAATAGACTGACTCGTGGATTAAGGTTAATTAATacctgaaccacgtaaaaatctctatcttctttattactgttatttattattttttaagctcttattataataattttttaaaaatatcaataaacattAAATATTCCTTGACTTATAATTCATTGGTCacacatataattaaaaaaaaatagtaaaataaaattaacttgaaatttgaaaatgtaaatttgaaataattattttattttattagaatttttCCATGAACAAAAATTTTACCAAATTAACCAATAAACTTGACAAATTTAGAGACAATCGTATCCTCCTACATCATATTATTCACATTaatgaagttatttttttaaccTTCTACCAAACGTTCACTAATAATAAGTCCATCTTTACTTTACTACTCTTTATATTCACTcttgtttctctctctcttctagtGAGCGTGGATTGGTCACTCTCTGCACGTTCCTCTGCCCCTTCTTCCCCGCAAATCAATTATAACATTATAGCCTCATCTCCTTCTTCATTCctccattctctctctctctttttctttcccTCTTCTCCTCTCTCTGTAAACTAAAACCAGAGATAGGTGAGAGGTCGTTACACTGATAAAAGAGAAGCACGATCGCCTCGGCTAGCTAGCTACTGTCCCTTTACTCCTGCCACTGCAAATGGATCATGAACTACCAACCCACCACCAGCAAGATTGTTTCGGCATTGACGACCTTCTCGACTTTTCAAACAACGACGACGAACAGTTCTTCTCTTCCTCCTCCAACTTCGACGTTCCTCAACACCACCATTGTCTTCCACCCCTCCTTCCTCAGACATCTGCGTCAGCTCATTTCTTTAACCCACCTGATTTCACCAGCGACCTCTGCGTCCCTGTAATCCTCATTTGACCAGTTCTCTCATCTCATtacatttctttttttatttgtttatcataatatatataatatgtttttGTTGTTTCCATTTGATTTGGTCTTGAGCAGAGTGATGACGTAGCCGAACTGGAATGGTTATCGAGATTTGCGGACGATTCGTTTAACGATTTACCCACTGGAGAGATCCCCGGAGCCCTAACGTACCCAAACGACGCGTCATTTGCCGGCAGAGCTAGAAGCAAGCGATCGAGAGTTCCGATCACCGGCGCCAACACTAGCTGGGGATCTATATCGAATCAACCAACACCGCAGGAGCTTGAATCATCCTCATCGATCTCTGCTAAAACAAAATCGAAAAGAGAAGAAGCGTCGGGGTCGAACGTTAACCCTTCTTCCACGGTATCGGGAGGGGCGCGTAGGTGCACGCACTGTGCATCGGAGAAGACACCACAGTGGAGGACCGGTCCAATGGGACCCAAAACGCTTTGCAACGCTTGCGGGGTCAGGTACAAGTCGGGCCGCCTCGTACCCGAATACAGACCCGCAGCGAGCCCGACATTTGTCCTGACACAGCACTCAAACTCCCACCGGAAAGTAATGGAGCTCCGTCGCCAGAAAGAGATGACACATCAACCACCGCTCCCGCAACAACAGGCCGAGCAGGATCAGCACTACCAGCAACAGCGAGGCCAATTTTACTCTCATCACCACGGGTTTCAAGTATGCTAAGTCATGGGACACGTGTCGACCAGTGTATTACGACTACTGCTACTGCTTCTTCTACTAGGACTACTGTTactacttttctttttcatccaaGGTCTCAGTGAGACGGATTTTtctatatgttaaattaaatattcccgAGTAAAGAGAAAGAAACTTTGATTGAATGTTTTGGGTTATTAAATGCTTTCAACTACCCATTGCCCTCGTCTTTAAAACGCTCAATGAAAGCTTTTTACAGGGAAAagatagagaaagagagagaggacaAGGGCTTGGGTGTGGTTAGAATACATTAGACTGAGACTTTGTGGAGTTACATGTGATAGAGAAGATAGTTAATTTGCGAAATCGAATATTCTCTCCCTTCCCTCTCACTACAAAGTATAAAAATTGTCATGAAAATAAGTATTTATAAGACAGTAGAGGGTGGTGATGGGACATAGTATAAAACTAAAGCTAGCTCTTTTTTACTTATCTTCAGTGTTTAGACTTTAGAGTGCGGACTAAGGGTTTGGAGTCAATCATCATTGTTATTAGTGACTTAGTGAGTGAATCTGAGTTTTCTGGGCCAAAGACATAAATTTAGATAACAATGCGAGGAAATTGTAGTTTTGGGATATCACACTCACATTCTTTTCATATAAATTATACTCGAATAGTGAGTGGCCAATGGTAACTCATAAAGTTACTTAGAGTTGAGTGCATCGAATGAACCTGACAAGTTACCAACAACTAGGATCACCAAGTTGAATATTTTAATAGTCTCCCCGAACGGTAACATGAATTTTCTAAAAACCTACTTATCCCAAACTATATTCTataaccttaaaaaaaatacaattacaacttctcaaaaaaaaaaaaaaaataaaaaaaatactatacatATTTTAGATTTCTTTTATCTTCAATTCtgtttggtttaattattttgcaatttttacaataaaaatacaaaatccacattttattactaaaatatcaCTACACGG is part of the Cannabis sativa cultivar Pink pepper isolate KNU-18-1 chromosome 5, ASM2916894v1, whole genome shotgun sequence genome and encodes:
- the LOC115717416 gene encoding GATA transcription factor 4, with amino-acid sequence MDHELPTHHQQDCFGIDDLLDFSNNDDEQFFSSSSNFDVPQHHHCLPPLLPQTSASAHFFNPPDFTSDLCVPSDDVAELEWLSRFADDSFNDLPTGEIPGALTYPNDASFAGRARSKRSRVPITGANTSWGSISNQPTPQELESSSSISAKTKSKREEASGSNVNPSSTVSGGARRCTHCASEKTPQWRTGPMGPKTLCNACGVRYKSGRLVPEYRPAASPTFVLTQHSNSHRKVMELRRQKEMTHQPPLPQQQAEQDQHYQQQRGQFYSHHHGFQVC